The genomic interval GGCAGTATTCAGGTGGCGTGATTTCTTTTTCGTTTCCATCTCTTTCTTCTTTCAACACTCCAGCAACATAGGGTATAACATCTCCAGACCTTTCAACGATAACCTTATCTCCAATCCTAATATCAAGTCTTTTTATCTCATCAAAGTTATGTAGTGAAACTCTTGATATGTTTGCTCCTTTTATTCTTACAGGTTCTAGTTCTGCGACAGGGGTTATGACACCGGTCCTACCGACCTGAAAAGTGATGTCTCTGACTTTTGTGATACCTTGTTCTGGTTTGAATTTCCAAGCGATAGCCCATCTAACATCTCTACCGACAGCACCGAGTAGTTCGTGAAGATAGAGGTCATTGACTTTAACAACTATTCCATCTATATCAAAAGGCAACTTATCTCTCTCTGCTTCTATCTTAGAATGGTATTCCTCTATCTCCTTTAGGTTTGATGATACAAATACATCAGGTGTGGCGAACCTCCAAGATTTTAAAAGTTGAATTGCTTCTGACTGAGTTTTGATACCAAGGTCAAACCTTGACTTAACATAGTAGCCGTAGAATTTGAGTTTTCTTGATGCTGTAATTCTAGGGTCAAGTTGTCTGAGAGAGCCTGCGGATGCGTTTCTTGGGTTTGCAAACACAGGTTCTCCTAACCTTTCTTTCTCTTCGTTTAACTTAACGAAGTCTTCCTTGAACATTATAACCTCACCATAGACTGCAACCTCGTTCTTGTAAGGTATTGATAGTGGCACATTGCGAATAGTTTTCACATTTTCTGTAACATCCTCACCGACTGTTCCATCTCCTCGCGTTGATGCGTATGAAAGGATACCATCAATATATACAATCTCAACTGCGAGCCCATCAAACTTATATTCACAAATAAACTCAATATCATCCCTTTCTGATAGTTTTTTCAACCTTTTCACAAACTCCTCAAAGTCCTCATACTTCTGTGTGTTTGCTAAACTATACATCTCAAATAAGTGTCTAACTTCTTTGAACTCTTTAGCGACTGTTCCGCTTACGCGCTGGGTAGGTGAGTCTTTTGTAATGAGTTCTGGAAACTTTCTCTCAAGTTCAACAAGTTCTCTAAAGAGTTTGTCATACTCACTATCGGGTATTTCTGGTTGGTTTAGAACATAGTAGAGATAGTCATGATGTCTTATTAAGTTTCTCAATTCCTCAACTCGCTTTCTAGTTTCTTCTGGCGTCATAAAAAAATTATTAATGTGTCTTGTGAATTTTTTTCAAATAAGGACGAGTGTATTTAAAAAATCACTGTATATCTTGAGGATTAGGTAGTAATAAGGAATGAGTTTGTAAAAGTATAAGATAATTTCTCGTTTTGAACACCATCAATAGTGATTATTTATCATTAAAACTTCGTTATGTAAGTTTTGAAGTAAATTTATTTATTAAGATTTGAAGAATTGACACTTGTTTATTATCATATTCGTTAGACTATATTAGGAGTTAAGAAGTATGAGAAGAATTTTTGTAATTACTGTGCTTTTTACACTTTTAGCGTATAGTTGTAGCAAATTACCAGAGTTTTCTGATCTGGTCAAGTCTGATAATGATAGACCTGTAGTTTTGGTGAAGTATCCTACGAATAACTCAATTTTGACTAGCAGTAATATAGTTGTTATTGGTAATGCTTATGACTCAACGAATAGTTCAAGGAATAGCGTTTCTTCAGGAATAAGTGGTGTTTATATAAGGGTTGATGAAGGACAGTTTGTTTTAGTTGAAGGGACTACATCTTGGAGTAAGGTATTGTCCAACCTTTCTCAAGGGACTCATGTCTTACAGGTTTATGCTGTTGATATTAGTAATAATACGAGTATGACTCAAAGTGTTTCATTCAAAGTGGATTCTATTGAGCCAAGTATTACAATTCTATCTCCAAGCAACAGAGCAATAGTAAAAAATCCTGTGAGTGTAATTGTTGATGTTTTTGATGAGGTTAGTGGTGTTAAGCAAGTTCTTATAAATACATCCTTGACTAACTACACTTTCAGTTCAACGAATGTTAGCACTAATATCAACATGACTCCTGGTCTGAATATCCTTAGAATAGTATCAGTAGATTTTGCTGGGAATACGAATGTTTCAGTAATTAGTTTCATACTTGATGATACGAGCCCTGTTGTGAGTATTATTCATCCTTCCGAAGAGCAAAATATCAATTCTGGAAGTTTAAGTGTGTATGGAACTTCTTATGATAGTAGGGGTGTAGTTGAAGTTTGGTTTAGAATAGTTGGAACGACAAACACGAATCTTCCGTTTTACAAACTTAGCGGGACAACGAACTGGTCTACTAATATCTCTGGACTTACAGAGGGAACTTACTTCGTACAGGTATATGCTATTGACACTGCTGGTAATCATAGTATAACTAATACTAGAAAATTTTTCGTTGATAACATCAGACCTTTGGTCTCCATTATATTCCCAACCAACAATCACAAATTTACTAGTAATTCAATAACAGTAGAAGGAACTTCAAGTGATCAGGGTAGCGGCATAAAAGA from Spirochaetota bacterium carries:
- the ligA gene encoding NAD-dependent DNA ligase LigA, which codes for MTPEETRKRVEELRNLIRHHDYLYYVLNQPEIPDSEYDKLFRELVELERKFPELITKDSPTQRVSGTVAKEFKEVRHLFEMYSLANTQKYEDFEEFVKRLKKLSERDDIEFICEYKFDGLAVEIVYIDGILSYASTRGDGTVGEDVTENVKTIRNVPLSIPYKNEVAVYGEVIMFKEDFVKLNEEKERLGEPVFANPRNASAGSLRQLDPRITASRKLKFYGYYVKSRFDLGIKTQSEAIQLLKSWRFATPDVFVSSNLKEIEEYHSKIEAERDKLPFDIDGIVVKVNDLYLHELLGAVGRDVRWAIAWKFKPEQGITKVRDITFQVGRTGVITPVAELEPVRIKGANISRVSLHNFDEIKRLDIRIGDKVIVERSGDVIPYVAGVLKEERDGNEKEITPPEYCPVCGSKVVRFEGEVAYRCINNSCPAQIVEKLKYVVSKGRFDIQGLGDEIIEKLFELDYVKDISDIFYLDARKLFLSGVGEKNSVKIEKAIQNAKTIDYDRFITSLGIRYVGEQTSKLLSLKFQPIEKLINATYEELLTVEGIGNIVANSIVSFFKNEKNVESIRRMLDAGVKIIYPKIEESSLAGKTVVVTGTLKNFSRDEIKRVLMSLGSKVSESVSIKTDFVIVGENPGSKYDKAKELNVKTVSEEEFIQLTGKTLNELKKLISKDQNLQLF